The Nocardia arthritidis genome has a window encoding:
- a CDS encoding molybdopterin guanine dinucleotide-containing S/N-oxide reductase, translating to MTTHLTHWGAFEATSDGIRLTEVRPWRDDPEPTPLIENVASAQHHPTRIDQPYVRKGWLEHGPGAAARGDEPFVPVSWEKALDLLAGELARVYREYGPEAVYGGSYGWASAGRFHHAQSQVHRFLNCLGGYVAHRNSYSLGASTVLLPHIITDIDTIMARSTTKSVVAREARLVVAFGGLSPKNSAVSPGGVSRHNTRGWIETAKANGCRFVTVGPLRDDIPAEAAAEWIAPHPGSDAALMLALAQVLDAEGLADKDFLDRYTVGYHRFAAYLRGESDGVVKDPEWAAAITGVAADRIRSLAREMAGTRTLITVSWSLQRAEHGEQPLWLGVVLAAMLGQIGLPGGGFGHGYGSAANVGMAVRVTSPPRLPQGRNAVREFIPVARIADMLLNPGAPYEYDGEHRTFPDIKMIYWAGGNPFHHHQNLARLRSAFARPETIVVHDPFWSATARHADIVLPSTMTIERDDYGSGQGDRFFFPMRALTQPHGQARDDYWTLGELAERLGVGKEFTEGRTAQEWLRHLYEQWREQLVADGYELPDFDAFWAGERLELPIEAEEHIAFADFRADPAAHPLPTPSGRIEIFSETIAGFGYDDCPGHPVWLAPEEWLGGPLAARFPIQLVANQPRTKLHSQLDVGAHSQSTKVSGREPVRLHPADAAARGLADGDIARIFNDRGSCLAGVRVDEALRPGVAQLSTGAWYDPDPADPSFCRHGNPNAVTNDRGTSRLSQGCTGQLSLVEIEKYTGVVPELSVSGPPVIER from the coding sequence ATGACAACGCATCTCACGCACTGGGGGGCCTTCGAGGCCACCAGCGACGGTATTCGGTTGACCGAGGTGCGGCCATGGCGCGACGATCCGGAACCGACACCGTTGATCGAGAACGTGGCCTCGGCGCAACATCATCCGACGCGGATCGATCAGCCGTATGTGCGCAAGGGTTGGCTGGAGCACGGTCCAGGCGCCGCCGCGCGCGGGGACGAGCCGTTCGTTCCGGTGTCGTGGGAGAAGGCGCTCGATCTGCTGGCGGGCGAATTGGCAAGGGTCTACCGGGAATACGGGCCGGAGGCGGTGTACGGCGGCTCCTATGGGTGGGCCAGCGCGGGGCGGTTCCATCATGCGCAGAGTCAGGTGCACCGGTTCTTGAACTGCCTCGGCGGTTATGTCGCGCACCGCAACAGCTACAGCCTGGGCGCGTCCACCGTGCTGCTGCCGCACATCATCACCGATATCGACACGATCATGGCGCGGTCGACCACGAAATCGGTTGTCGCGCGGGAGGCCCGGCTGGTGGTCGCGTTCGGCGGTCTGTCGCCGAAGAATTCCGCGGTGTCACCGGGCGGGGTGTCCCGGCACAACACCCGCGGCTGGATCGAGACGGCCAAGGCGAACGGATGCCGGTTCGTCACGGTCGGGCCGCTGCGCGACGACATCCCGGCCGAGGCGGCGGCGGAGTGGATCGCGCCGCATCCGGGCAGCGATGCGGCGCTGATGCTCGCGCTCGCGCAGGTGCTGGACGCGGAAGGCCTGGCGGACAAGGACTTTCTGGACCGCTACACGGTGGGTTACCACCGTTTCGCGGCCTACCTGCGCGGCGAGTCCGACGGTGTGGTCAAGGATCCGGAGTGGGCGGCGGCGATCACCGGTGTCGCGGCGGACCGGATCCGGTCGTTGGCGCGTGAGATGGCGGGCACCAGAACGCTGATCACCGTGAGCTGGTCGCTGCAGCGGGCCGAACACGGCGAGCAGCCGCTGTGGCTGGGCGTTGTGCTGGCCGCGATGCTGGGCCAGATCGGTTTGCCGGGCGGCGGTTTCGGGCACGGCTACGGGTCCGCCGCGAATGTCGGTATGGCCGTTCGGGTTACCTCGCCGCCGCGGCTGCCGCAGGGCCGGAACGCGGTGCGTGAGTTCATACCGGTCGCGCGGATCGCCGACATGCTGCTGAATCCCGGTGCGCCGTACGAGTACGACGGCGAGCATCGCACCTTCCCCGATATCAAGATGATCTATTGGGCCGGCGGCAATCCGTTCCATCACCACCAGAACCTGGCGCGGTTGCGGTCGGCGTTCGCCCGGCCGGAGACCATTGTGGTGCACGATCCGTTCTGGTCGGCGACCGCGCGGCACGCCGATATCGTGCTGCCGTCCACCATGACCATCGAGCGCGACGACTACGGCTCCGGCCAGGGCGACCGGTTCTTCTTCCCGATGCGTGCGCTCACCCAGCCGCACGGGCAGGCCCGCGACGACTACTGGACGCTGGGCGAGCTGGCCGAAAGGCTCGGTGTCGGAAAGGAATTCACCGAGGGCCGGACCGCGCAGGAGTGGTTGCGGCACCTATACGAGCAGTGGCGGGAGCAGCTGGTCGCCGACGGGTACGAACTGCCGGATTTCGACGCGTTCTGGGCCGGTGAACGGCTGGAGTTGCCGATCGAGGCAGAGGAGCATATCGCCTTCGCCGACTTCCGGGCCGATCCGGCGGCGCATCCGTTGCCGACGCCGAGCGGCCGGATCGAGATCTTCTCCGAAACCATCGCCGGATTCGGTTACGACGACTGCCCGGGGCATCCGGTGTGGTTGGCACCCGAGGAATGGTTGGGCGGTCCGCTGGCCGCCCGGTTCCCGATCCAGTTGGTCGCCAATCAGCCGCGCACCAAATTGCACAGCCAGCTCGATGTGGGCGCGCACAGTCAATCCACGAAAGTGTCCGGGCGCGAACCGGTTCGGCTGCATCCGGCCGACGCGGCCGCCCGCGGCCTCGCCGACGGCGATATCGCGCGGATCTTCAACGACCGGGGCAGTTGCCTGGCCGGAGTGCGGGTCGACGAGGCGTTGCGTCCCGGCGTCGCGCAACTGTCGACGGGCGCATGGTACGACCCCGACCCGGCGGACCCGTCGTTCTGTCGTCACGGAAATCCGAACGCGGTGACGAATGACCGTGGCACATCGAGGTTGAGCCAGGGATGCACCGGGCAGCTGTCGCTGGTCGAGATCGAGAAGTACACGGGTGTGGTACCGGAACTGAGCGTGAGCGGCCCGCCGGTTATCGAACGCTGA
- a CDS encoding rhodanese-like domain-containing protein — protein MTTVIERAELAAAIEAGTVTVLDALGAGYYEKAHLPGAVPLVADEVDSRAAQLLPDRDAAIVTYCSNTVCPNSEQVAAKLRALGYTNVRAYRAGIQDWTEAGLPVESEA, from the coding sequence ATGACGACAGTCATCGAACGGGCCGAGCTGGCGGCGGCGATCGAGGCGGGCACGGTGACGGTGCTCGATGCCCTCGGTGCGGGTTATTACGAGAAGGCGCATCTGCCGGGTGCGGTGCCGCTGGTCGCCGACGAGGTGGACAGCCGTGCGGCGCAACTGCTTCCGGATCGGGACGCGGCCATCGTCACCTACTGCTCGAATACGGTCTGCCCGAACAGCGAGCAGGTCGCCGCCAAGCTGCGCGCCCTGGGCTACACGAACGTGCGGGCCTACCGGGCCGGGATCCAGGACTGGACCGAGGCCGGGCTGCCGGTGGAATCCGAGGCCTGA
- a CDS encoding glycoside hydrolase family 1 protein: MRSPSRRRVLATLAATTAALVIGAGPAAARPAPPDRVAPLGSDFLWGVAASGYQSEGNAPDSNWSRYVAEGKTDDPYRNSVDFYDRFESDIQLAKQLGVKVYRIGIEWARIQPRPGVWDEDGLRFYDNVIRAIKAAGMRPMLTIDHWVYPGWEVDRGGWNNPDIVPDWLANARTVVDRFAAADPLWVTFNEPIFYVVNELRQQGLPITAATAMHERIAQAHNAIYDYIHAKQPGAQVTSNVAYTPAGAEDVVSGSLLDKIAAKLDYIGIDYYYGLSPDTLASSVDFAKLWNNPLQPEGIYYALEHYSRKFPGKPLYIVENGMPTENGKPRADGYRRGDNLRDTVYWLQRAKADGMNVIGYNYWSLTDNYEWGSYTPRFGLYTVDALTDPTLTRTPTDAVPAYTGITRDGGVPGDYRPTRAPVACSLVNPLGSCTDPVTVPQ; the protein is encoded by the coding sequence ATGCGATCACCCAGCCGCCGCCGAGTACTCGCCACCCTCGCCGCGACGACGGCCGCGCTGGTCATCGGCGCGGGGCCGGCCGCGGCCCGGCCCGCGCCGCCCGACCGGGTGGCGCCGCTGGGCAGCGATTTCCTCTGGGGCGTCGCCGCTTCCGGCTATCAATCGGAGGGCAACGCACCCGACAGCAACTGGTCGCGCTATGTCGCCGAGGGCAAAACCGATGACCCCTACCGGAATTCGGTCGACTTCTACGATCGGTTCGAATCCGATATCCAGCTCGCGAAACAGTTGGGCGTCAAGGTCTATCGCATCGGGATCGAGTGGGCGCGGATCCAACCGCGGCCCGGCGTCTGGGATGAGGACGGACTTCGGTTCTACGACAATGTGATCCGCGCTATAAAGGCCGCCGGTATGCGCCCGATGCTCACCATCGACCACTGGGTGTATCCGGGCTGGGAGGTCGACCGCGGCGGCTGGAACAACCCGGATATCGTGCCGGACTGGCTGGCCAACGCCCGCACCGTCGTCGACCGGTTCGCCGCGGCCGATCCGCTCTGGGTCACCTTCAACGAGCCGATCTTCTACGTGGTCAACGAATTGCGCCAGCAAGGGCTGCCGATCACCGCCGCAACGGCCATGCACGAGCGAATCGCCCAGGCCCACAACGCGATCTACGACTACATTCACGCGAAGCAGCCGGGCGCGCAGGTGACGAGCAATGTCGCCTATACACCCGCCGGCGCCGAGGACGTCGTATCCGGGTCGTTGCTCGACAAGATCGCCGCGAAGCTCGACTACATCGGCATCGATTACTACTACGGCCTCTCCCCCGACACCCTCGCCAGCAGCGTCGATTTCGCGAAGCTGTGGAACAATCCGCTCCAGCCGGAGGGCATCTACTATGCGCTGGAACATTATTCACGCAAGTTCCCCGGCAAGCCGCTGTATATCGTGGAGAACGGCATGCCGACCGAGAACGGCAAACCCCGCGCCGACGGCTACCGTCGCGGCGACAACCTGCGCGACACCGTCTACTGGCTGCAGCGCGCCAAGGCCGACGGTATGAACGTGATCGGCTACAACTACTGGAGCCTCACCGACAACTATGAATGGGGCTCCTACACACCGCGATTCGGCCTCTACACCGTCGACGCACTCACGGATCCGACGCTCACCCGCACACCCACCGACGCAGTCCCCGCCTACACCGGCATCACCCGCGACGGCGGCGTACCCGGCGACTACCGGCCCACTCGCGCACCGGTGGCCTGCTCGTTGGTGAATCCGCTCGGCAGCTGCACCGATCCGGTGACGGTGCCCCAGTAA
- a CDS encoding bifunctional lysylphosphatidylglycerol flippase/synthetase MprF — translation MGEEGGIVARNSTLTAYRETAFTTAPVVRPILMTGLLAVSLILVYSAVRAMHEGVNHSWFVAASLAGVFIARGLHLHRPITLPHLTVAVFVLAFANVAYRAEHPGVGFVLLASTGLILMLPQSSKPEPQQLYRVAALVDRTEGDPLAPFAMHSSKTYFFNSQSTAAIAYRARFGIAVVAGDPIGNRGDFAELISDFSEFAMSHGWRIAVLGASPEISELWRYRALEHRGLHPVPIGRDVVIEVAKFDMVGRKFRNLRQAVSRTKNFGVRTEVIHESALPDQLRADLLGIVDEWHAGRQSRGFSMILDHLLDGRNPNMLVVLARDADGRVVGFQRYGVSGGGRELSLDVPWRRKDAPNGLDERMVVDLVDYAREQKIERISLAFAAFPELFADKQRSRTAQLMYLLVHLGDPLIRLESLYRYLRKFHALSSQRYALIRWREVVIAAAAMLTLEFVPHRKQF, via the coding sequence ATGGGTGAGGAAGGGGGGATCGTGGCGCGGAACTCGACGCTGACCGCCTATCGCGAGACAGCGTTCACCACGGCGCCCGTGGTACGGCCGATCTTGATGACCGGTCTGTTGGCGGTGAGCCTGATCCTGGTGTATTCGGCTGTGCGGGCGATGCACGAGGGGGTGAATCATTCCTGGTTCGTCGCGGCCTCGCTGGCCGGTGTTTTCATCGCGCGCGGGCTGCATCTGCACCGGCCGATCACGTTGCCGCACTTGACGGTCGCGGTGTTCGTGCTGGCGTTCGCGAACGTCGCGTACCGTGCCGAACATCCCGGCGTCGGTTTCGTGCTGCTGGCCTCGACCGGCCTGATCCTGATGTTGCCGCAGTCGAGCAAGCCGGAGCCGCAGCAGCTTTACCGGGTGGCCGCGCTGGTCGACCGGACCGAGGGTGATCCGTTGGCGCCCTTCGCGATGCACTCGTCGAAGACGTATTTCTTCAACTCGCAGTCCACCGCCGCGATCGCCTACCGGGCGCGGTTCGGTATCGCGGTGGTCGCGGGCGATCCGATCGGGAATCGCGGCGATTTCGCCGAATTGATCAGCGATTTCTCGGAATTCGCGATGAGCCACGGATGGCGGATCGCGGTGCTGGGCGCGAGCCCGGAGATCAGCGAGCTGTGGCGGTACCGCGCGCTGGAGCATCGCGGGCTGCATCCGGTGCCGATCGGGCGCGATGTGGTGATCGAGGTGGCGAAGTTCGACATGGTCGGGCGGAAGTTCCGCAATCTGCGCCAGGCGGTGAGCCGCACCAAGAACTTCGGGGTGCGCACCGAGGTGATCCACGAGTCGGCGCTGCCGGACCAGCTGCGCGCCGATCTGCTGGGCATTGTCGACGAGTGGCATGCGGGCAGGCAGAGCCGCGGTTTCTCGATGATCCTCGATCATCTGCTGGACGGCCGGAATCCGAACATGCTGGTGGTGCTGGCGCGGGACGCGGACGGCCGGGTGGTCGGGTTCCAGCGGTACGGCGTATCGGGCGGCGGCCGGGAGCTGAGTCTCGATGTGCCGTGGCGGCGCAAGGATGCGCCGAACGGTTTGGACGAGCGGATGGTCGTCGATCTGGTCGACTACGCGCGGGAGCAGAAGATCGAGCGAATCTCGTTGGCGTTCGCGGCATTTCCCGAGTTGTTCGCCGACAAGCAGCGCTCGCGCACGGCGCAGCTGATGTATCTGCTCGTGCACCTCGGTGATCCGCTGATCCGGCTGGAGTCGCTGTACCGGTATCTGCGAAAGTTCCACGCGCTGTCGAGTCAGCGGTACGCGTTGATCCGCTGGCGTGAGGTGGTGATCGCGGCGGCCGCCATGTTGACGCTGGAGTTCGTGCCGCACCGCAAGCAGTTCTGA
- a CDS encoding extracellular catalytic domain type 1 short-chain-length polyhydroxyalkanoate depolymerase gives MPRTLVAVVLCAVIACTVACGRSAARTPGDPTLDLNVGGTQRHYLIHRPAAPRLGRIPAVLVFHGGGGTARYMADRSGFDRLADDSGFLAVYPDGIDKSWNDGRGGDTRAGALGVDDVGFVSSLIDRLVADENVDPARIFATGMSNGAMFTEDLGCRLSAKLAAIAPVAGTLPAADAPDCAPTHPLPVLEIHGTADPVVPYQGGVVRVTSGNLGGSGSSPVLSTDATQQLWRAKNGCGQPDTANLPSRTDDGTSVTTYTAACAGGTSVVLYSVTGGGHSWPGGQQYLPAALIGPVSHQFDATETIWRFFAAVHP, from the coding sequence GTGCCGAGAACCCTGGTCGCCGTCGTACTCTGCGCGGTCATCGCCTGCACCGTCGCGTGCGGGCGGTCCGCCGCACGGACGCCCGGCGATCCCACGCTGGACCTGAATGTCGGCGGTACGCAACGCCATTACCTGATCCACCGACCCGCGGCGCCACGTCTGGGGCGGATTCCGGCGGTACTGGTCTTCCACGGTGGCGGTGGGACGGCCCGATACATGGCGGATCGAAGCGGATTCGATCGGCTCGCCGACGATTCCGGTTTCCTCGCGGTCTACCCCGACGGCATCGACAAATCCTGGAACGACGGGCGCGGCGGCGACACCAGAGCCGGTGCGCTCGGCGTCGACGACGTCGGATTCGTCTCGTCGCTGATAGATCGCCTCGTCGCCGACGAGAATGTCGATCCCGCACGGATTTTCGCCACCGGAATGTCCAATGGCGCCATGTTCACCGAGGATCTGGGCTGCCGCCTGTCGGCGAAGCTGGCGGCCATCGCTCCGGTCGCCGGAACACTGCCGGCCGCCGACGCGCCGGATTGCGCACCGACGCACCCACTTCCGGTCCTGGAGATCCACGGCACGGCCGATCCGGTGGTGCCTTATCAGGGCGGTGTCGTCCGCGTGACGTCGGGCAATCTCGGCGGCTCCGGCAGCAGCCCGGTATTGTCCACCGACGCCACACAGCAGTTGTGGCGCGCGAAAAATGGCTGCGGGCAACCGGATACGGCCAACCTACCGTCACGCACCGATGACGGAACATCCGTCACCACCTATACCGCCGCCTGTGCGGGCGGCACCTCGGTGGTGCTGTATTCGGTGACCGGCGGCGGGCACAGCTGGCCCGGCGGCCAGCAGTATCTGCCCGCGGCGCTCATCGGG
- a CDS encoding MMPL family transporter, with amino-acid sequence MFARWGALVHRLRYAVLTVVTAALLALGGYGFGVEDHLSSSGLFDLTSESAHAAQISDDIYGRNHDGDVLLLFTPPPGKTVDDPEYSADVIEFLKSLPRDHPNEIAAINGSYWPAAGGKLSGTQAATPDKTKAFAALAIRGDNDTDMVNNYRKVKDAFTFPGMQVAGLQAVGGTINDTMSHDIKRMEKLAIPVVAILLFFIFGGLVAAALPLIVGALTVVGANGIIMALTHLTEVNTFVSGVISMVGLGLAIDYGLFIVSRFREELAEGYDTPAAVRRAVMTAGRTVVFSATMIIASLAGLLLFPQGFLKSLAYGAIATVSLAALTAITILPAALAVLGKRVDMLGLKRFRRTKTAEQVENGFWRRSTRWVMQRPLRVAIPLCIGLFLLILPMKHLVFGGLSEKYLPVDNPVRSAQTEFDQLFKLRKADPLMLIVLSDNRNDVGQVYHLANKAPGLIEEFNVPEPAAEHPGVYRMQARLADSAKGGTTIDYLRDLDLPAGTTLLVGGKPALEKDSIDALLYRIPVMIVLVVFLTTLLMFLTFGSLVLPIKAALMSALGLGSTLGILTWIFIDGHGSRLLNFTPQPIMAPVLVLIIAIIYGLSTDYEVFLLSRMAEARAKGVSTTEAVQAGTAHTGRIITAAALILLVVTGAFAFSDLVMMQYIAYGMIAALLIDATVLRMLLVPAIMKLLGDDCWWAPAWMKKVQQKIGLGEPVLAAELPTGTEIVDLVETTPVTDPPTVRLEISDLPTK; translated from the coding sequence ATGTTCGCACGCTGGGGAGCACTCGTCCACCGCCTGCGCTACGCCGTACTCACCGTCGTCACCGCCGCACTGCTCGCACTCGGCGGCTACGGATTCGGTGTCGAAGATCACCTCAGCTCCAGCGGCCTGTTCGACCTCACCTCCGAATCCGCCCACGCCGCACAGATTTCCGACGACATATACGGCCGCAACCACGACGGCGACGTCCTGCTCCTGTTCACCCCGCCGCCGGGCAAAACCGTCGACGACCCCGAATACAGCGCCGACGTCATCGAATTCCTGAAAAGCCTGCCCCGCGACCATCCCAACGAAATCGCCGCCATCAACGGCTCCTACTGGCCCGCCGCCGGCGGCAAACTCAGCGGCACCCAAGCCGCCACCCCGGACAAAACCAAAGCATTCGCCGCACTAGCCATCCGCGGCGACAACGACACCGACATGGTGAACAACTACCGGAAAGTCAAGGACGCCTTCACCTTTCCCGGCATGCAGGTCGCCGGGCTGCAGGCCGTCGGCGGCACCATCAACGACACCATGTCACACGACATCAAACGGATGGAAAAACTCGCCATCCCCGTCGTCGCGATCCTGCTCTTCTTCATCTTCGGCGGACTCGTCGCCGCCGCACTGCCACTCATCGTCGGCGCGCTCACCGTGGTCGGCGCCAACGGCATCATCATGGCCCTCACCCACCTCACTGAGGTGAACACCTTTGTCTCCGGCGTGATCTCGATGGTCGGGCTCGGCCTCGCCATCGACTACGGACTGTTCATCGTCAGCCGATTCCGCGAAGAACTCGCCGAGGGCTACGACACCCCCGCCGCCGTCCGCCGCGCCGTGATGACCGCGGGACGCACCGTCGTCTTCTCCGCCACCATGATCATCGCCAGCCTCGCCGGGCTGCTGCTCTTCCCCCAAGGCTTCCTCAAATCCCTTGCCTACGGCGCCATCGCCACCGTCTCACTGGCCGCGCTCACCGCCATCACCATCCTGCCCGCCGCACTCGCCGTCCTCGGCAAACGCGTCGACATGTTGGGGCTGAAGCGCTTCCGCCGCACCAAGACCGCCGAACAGGTCGAAAACGGATTCTGGCGACGCAGCACCCGCTGGGTGATGCAACGCCCACTGCGCGTGGCCATCCCGCTCTGCATCGGACTGTTCCTGCTCATCCTCCCGATGAAACACCTCGTATTCGGCGGGCTCAGCGAGAAATACCTGCCCGTCGACAACCCCGTCCGCTCCGCACAAACCGAATTCGACCAGCTCTTCAAACTCCGCAAGGCCGACCCGCTCATGCTGATCGTCCTGTCCGACAACCGAAACGACGTCGGACAGGTCTACCACCTCGCCAACAAAGCCCCCGGACTCATCGAGGAATTCAACGTCCCCGAACCCGCCGCCGAACACCCCGGCGTCTACCGCATGCAGGCCCGGCTCGCCGATTCCGCCAAGGGCGGCACCACCATCGACTACCTGCGCGACCTCGACCTGCCAGCGGGCACCACCCTGCTCGTCGGCGGCAAACCCGCACTCGAAAAGGACAGCATCGACGCGCTGCTCTACCGCATCCCCGTGATGATCGTGCTCGTCGTCTTCCTCACCACGCTGCTGATGTTCCTCACCTTCGGCTCACTCGTACTGCCCATCAAGGCCGCCCTCATGAGCGCGCTCGGCCTCGGCTCCACCCTCGGCATCCTCACCTGGATCTTCATCGACGGTCACGGATCCCGGCTGCTCAACTTCACCCCGCAACCGATCATGGCACCGGTGCTGGTGCTCATCATCGCCATCATCTACGGCCTGTCCACCGACTACGAGGTATTCCTGCTCTCCCGCATGGCCGAGGCTCGGGCCAAGGGCGTCAGCACCACCGAAGCCGTCCAGGCCGGCACCGCGCACACCGGACGCATCATCACCGCCGCCGCCCTGATCCTGCTCGTCGTCACCGGCGCATTCGCCTTCTCCGATCTGGTGATGATGCAGTACATCGCCTACGGCATGATCGCGGCGCTGCTCATCGACGCCACCGTACTGCGCATGCTGCTCGTCCCCGCCATCATGAAACTCCTCGGTGACGACTGCTGGTGGGCCCCCGCCTGGATGAAGAAGGTGCAGCAGAAGATCGGCCTCGGCGAACCCGTACTCGCCGCCGAACTGCCCACCGGGACCGAGATCGTCGACCTCGTCGAAACCACCCCGGTCACCGACCCACCGACGGTACGACTCGAAATCTCCGACCTACCAACGAAATAA
- a CDS encoding MarR family winged helix-turn-helix transcriptional regulator translates to MPPDKTTDEHRDAAATAWSALLRVHAQLVPRLDADLRRDPGLPLAWYDVLLELDGVPPLRMSDLGERVVLSRTRVSRLVTEMESAGLVTRTANPDDGRSAFVAITDTGRERLHRAAPRYRDGIAGHFADRLDTAELTALATTLGKILDPPRLSVTNRAGIRSKP, encoded by the coding sequence GTGCCCCCGGACAAAACCACCGACGAACACCGCGACGCCGCGGCCACCGCCTGGTCCGCCCTCCTGCGCGTACACGCCCAACTCGTCCCACGCCTCGACGCCGACCTGCGCCGCGACCCCGGACTGCCCCTCGCCTGGTACGACGTACTCCTCGAACTCGACGGCGTCCCCCCACTGCGCATGTCCGACCTCGGCGAACGCGTCGTCCTCAGCCGCACCAGGGTCAGCAGGCTCGTCACCGAAATGGAATCCGCCGGACTCGTCACCCGCACCGCCAACCCCGACGACGGTCGCTCCGCCTTCGTCGCCATCACCGACACCGGCCGCGAACGCCTGCACCGCGCCGCACCCCGCTACCGCGACGGCATCGCCGGCCACTTCGCCGACCGCCTCGACACCGCCGAACTCACCGCCCTCGCAACCACACTCGGCAAAATCCTCGATCCACCACGACTGTCCGTAACGAACCGCGCCGGAATCCGAAGCAAACCGTAG
- a CDS encoding sialidase family protein, with translation MRRPLSTAFTASFAAATAVAASMGLGTPFAFASATATPPVVVSGPTPFASGCNGAPQTGTNYPNTKVEPQIAINPTNPNNIVAGYQQDRWSDGGANSDMAGVSHDGGATWKQVVIPHITHCAGGNASNGGDYERATDPWVTFAPDGTLYYVSQPLNSSNPNNGMSVSRSTDGGDTWSDPISLIADTAAGVLNDKVSITADPADAHYVYATWDRLSTSKANRSAAEALHERAQASSGPTMLARTTDGGATWSTTTIFDPGQNAQTIGNQIVVLPNGTLVDVFDLISNGSTSIAIITSTDHGATWSGPTTVDQVQEGGVTDPNTGATIRTGGGIPEIAVDSRTGALYVTWQDNRFSGGDHDGIAFSKSTDNGATWSDPIEVNTTTNTPAFTPTVRAGVNGSIAVSYYDFRNLAADNTTTLPTDYWLVTSSDGGATWSETHIAGSFDMFTAPNAEGYFLGDYDGLAATPTGFRPLFAATNDQNLDNRTDIFTATADSTTITR, from the coding sequence ATGCGTCGCCCCCTATCCACCGCATTCACCGCCTCATTCGCCGCAGCGACCGCCGTCGCCGCGAGTATGGGCCTGGGCACACCCTTCGCCTTCGCCTCCGCCACCGCGACCCCACCCGTCGTTGTCTCCGGTCCCACCCCGTTCGCCTCCGGCTGTAATGGCGCACCGCAGACGGGGACCAACTACCCCAACACCAAGGTCGAGCCACAAATCGCGATCAATCCGACCAATCCGAACAATATCGTCGCCGGCTACCAGCAGGATCGGTGGTCCGATGGCGGCGCCAACAGCGATATGGCCGGTGTCTCCCATGACGGCGGAGCGACCTGGAAGCAAGTCGTCATCCCGCACATCACCCACTGCGCCGGTGGCAATGCGAGCAACGGCGGCGACTACGAGCGCGCCACCGACCCCTGGGTCACCTTCGCACCCGACGGGACGTTGTATTACGTCTCGCAGCCACTCAACAGCTCCAACCCGAACAACGGGATGTCTGTCAGCAGGTCCACCGACGGCGGCGACACCTGGAGCGACCCCATCTCCCTCATTGCGGACACCGCGGCCGGTGTGCTCAACGACAAGGTCTCGATCACCGCCGACCCCGCCGATGCGCATTACGTCTACGCCACCTGGGATCGGCTCTCGACCTCCAAAGCCAACCGCAGTGCCGCGGAGGCGTTGCACGAACGGGCGCAGGCGAGCAGCGGCCCCACGATGCTCGCCCGTACCACCGACGGTGGCGCGACCTGGTCCACGACAACCATTTTCGACCCCGGTCAGAATGCCCAGACCATCGGCAATCAGATCGTGGTGCTGCCCAACGGAACCCTGGTCGACGTCTTCGACCTGATCTCGAACGGGAGCACCAGCATCGCGATCATCACCTCGACCGATCACGGAGCCACCTGGTCCGGACCCACCACTGTCGACCAGGTGCAGGAGGGCGGCGTCACCGACCCCAACACCGGTGCCACGATCAGGACCGGCGGCGGTATCCCAGAGATCGCCGTCGACTCCCGCACCGGGGCGTTGTATGTGACCTGGCAGGACAACAGGTTCAGCGGTGGCGACCACGACGGCATCGCCTTCTCGAAGTCCACCGACAACGGAGCGACCTGGTCCGACCCCATCGAGGTCAACACAACCACGAACACTCCTGCCTTCACCCCGACCGTGCGCGCCGGAGTGAACGGATCGATCGCCGTGTCCTACTACGACTTCCGCAACCTCGCCGCGGACAACACAACGACCCTGCCCACGGACTACTGGCTGGTGACTTCCTCCGACGGCGGGGCGACCTGGTCCGAAACTCATATCGCCGGTTCGTTCGACATGTTCACCGCCCCGAACGCCGAAGGTTACTTCCTCGGTGATTACGACGGACTCGCCGCAACCCCAACCGGCTTCCGCCCATTGTTCGCAGCGACCAACGACCAGAATCTCGACAACCGCACCGATATCTTCACCGCGACCGCCGACAGTACGACGATCACCAGATGA